GAGCCATTCCTCCTGGCTGGCCAGCCGGATTTGCAGATAGCCGCAGGCGCCGATGAGGCTGGGCAGGTGTTCCTGCGGATCCAGGCGCAGGTAGAGGTGCTTGCGGTCGTAGCCGAACAGAAGCATCGAAAATTGGCGGTGGGACGCATGCATGGCGCCGCCGGCGGAAAGGTCGGCTGCACCGGCTGCCAGCCACTCGAAATAGTCGTTGATCCGACCATCGATAAGCGGCGTGAACAGGGCTGTGGGTTCGTGAACCAGAGCCTTGCGGTGGGGCGGCTTGATGAAACTGTGCAGATGCTGGGGAACGGCCTGCCCGTCGGCCCGATAGACCGCTTCGAGATGGCGGCGAAAGAGGCGGTCGAACAGGTCGGCCTGTTCGGTGGAATGATCGTCGCCATACCACCAGAACCAGTCGCTGCCCTCGGCCCGCAGCAGGTGCAGGGCTTTTTCCGGCAGGTTGTCCGCCTTCCAGTCGATGGCGGCCTGATCGCCCAGAGTGTCTCGCCGGGTGCGTTCCAGCCACTCCCAGGCGGTGTTTTCCTCGGCATGCCCGATCCAGATGGAGAAGTCGCCATTGATCCACGATCCCGGGGCCAGTCGGGACAGAGGGCGTCCTGGCGAGGCGGCCAGGGCCTCGGAGACGGTCGTCAGGCGCAGGGATGGTTCCTGCAGCAGGCGGCCGTAGAGGGCGGCGAGAAAGGGGTAGCCATTGTCCTGGTAGCGTTCCCAGCAGTTTTCGCCGTCAAGGATGAGGGCGACGACCCCGCCGGGGTGCTCGCGGGCTATGCTTTTCAGGTGCCCCGTCAGGTCGGCGGCGGCCCGCTCTGGCTCCCAATGGGCATAGACGAAGCCGATGCGGTCGGAGAGTTCGCGATCGCGAAAGAGCAACGGCAGTCCTTCGAAACTGCTGGGAGCATAAAGGGCCTGCCGCAATTCCTGGCCCTTGTCCAGGCTTTTGGCGAGAATTTCCTCGTCCGAGGCGGCCCAGAGCACCCCTTCCTCCTTAAGAAGGCGCAGCACTTCTTCGCTGACCGACCCTTCCGAAGGCCACAGGCCGCGGGGGCGGTCCCCCAGACGCCGGGCAATGAAGTCGAGGCCGTAGCGCACCTGCAGACGGGCGTCTTCGGGATGCCGGAAGGCGGCGCCGGGGAGCTGGATGCCGGGGGTCGCCTCACGGGCAATGGCCGTCTGGCACAGCAGCGGCAAAATGGGATGCGCGTAGGGGGTGACCGAAATCTCGATCTGGCCGGCCTCTTCCATCTCCCGGTACAGATCGATGACGCCGGCTACCTCCTCATCGTAAAGGTCAAACAGTTGCAGCTTGTCCTGTTCGCTGAAATTCTCCCCCTTTTCCAGCAGGTAGGGGATAAATGCCTGCTCCTGGCGCAGGTGGTGCCCCGACCAGGCCAGCAGAAACCAGACCTGCAGATCGCGCAGATCCTGATCGCTGAAGGCGTCCGGATTAGCGGCCAGCGCGATGCTGCCCCTCTTCTGCGCCAGTTGCCGGTAACGGGCATGAGGGAGAATGTGGCGCTCACCGTGTACGGAGAAAAACTGGGTCAGCAAAAAACGGCGCTCGTCGGCGCTCATCAGCTGCGGGTCCTTACGGGCGGCCTCCAGCCAGTGATCGTCGGCCTCGCCCGCCATGTAACGCTCCAGTTGTTCTACCAGAATCGGCACGAGGTTAAAGGTCATGCGGGCGCCCGGAAATTCCCGGGCGGTTTTCAGCATCTCGCCGTAATCCTTGACCGCATGCAGATAGGTCCAGGGCATGAGGGTTTTGCCGGAAACGGGATCCCGGTAATCGGGCTGGTGCATGTGCCAGATGAGGGCAAGGTTGAGCTGGGGCATGGCGGTCTCTTTCGTCCTGAGGGTGTGGTCCCCGTTATTTCAAGGCCTTGGCCAGGTCCAGCTTCCAGCTTTCGAATTTGTCCAGGTATCGGTCGAGCAGGTCCTGGGCTCGTGAGGCTTCATCGGCCTCGGAGATGATATGGACCAGCGGCTGATGCTGGTC
The sequence above is a segment of the Desulfuromonas sp. KJ2020 genome. Coding sequences within it:
- a CDS encoding glycoside hydrolase family 57 protein, with protein sequence MPQLNLALIWHMHQPDYRDPVSGKTLMPWTYLHAVKDYGEMLKTAREFPGARMTFNLVPILVEQLERYMAGEADDHWLEAARKDPQLMSADERRFLLTQFFSVHGERHILPHARYRQLAQKRGSIALAANPDAFSDQDLRDLQVWFLLAWSGHHLRQEQAFIPYLLEKGENFSEQDKLQLFDLYDEEVAGVIDLYREMEEAGQIEISVTPYAHPILPLLCQTAIAREATPGIQLPGAAFRHPEDARLQVRYGLDFIARRLGDRPRGLWPSEGSVSEEVLRLLKEEGVLWAASDEEILAKSLDKGQELRQALYAPSSFEGLPLLFRDRELSDRIGFVYAHWEPERAAADLTGHLKSIAREHPGGVVALILDGENCWERYQDNGYPFLAALYGRLLQEPSLRLTTVSEALAASPGRPLSRLAPGSWINGDFSIWIGHAEENTAWEWLERTRRDTLGDQAAIDWKADNLPEKALHLLRAEGSDWFWWYGDDHSTEQADLFDRLFRRHLEAVYRADGQAVPQHLHSFIKPPHRKALVHEPTALFTPLIDGRINDYFEWLAAGAADLSAGGAMHASHRQFSMLLFGYDRKHLYLRLDPQEHLPSLIGACGYLQIRLASQEEWLARLDPLRQTLTLQRPGEEAVVAEGQGACDQIVEMAIPLAPLELAAGNTLTLSIHLLVDGEETARWPAEGPLTLNYRGEELEADEWYV